The following are from one region of the Lineus longissimus chromosome 19, tnLinLong1.2, whole genome shotgun sequence genome:
- the LOC135503290 gene encoding organic cation transporter protein-like, producing the protein MGTFDDILVQIGQFGRYQIMLSFLLCASFISTGWHTVSIVFIGAHRDHWCRVPGLEGLNETQRRSLVEPAYCGPNIKEDVCRQCYRNVLNISSISLLELTSWNTSGPLNASREIEKCDSWEYSSTEFTSTLLNQYDLVCDRDWLTSMLQTIYMAGYLVGCLFFGTISDRYGRLTAFLIALGLELVIAVSEIYIPFYSMFAVFRFLLGATAGAAYTCAYVYVLELTGPRYRAVIGVFGQWGFDVGVFLSVAVGYTVKDHINMQWIFAVPPVIFLVAKLLVPESPRWLVTKGRFEEAEVFLRKVAKINRRQFPENTKLESFIDHSANDDEKATSALDLFRTPNMRRRSLVSFYVWFSASAVYYGLMLGDRGFGFSIYANVAQSGAAAILAYFVCVILYNKIGRRLGIMSMSVTAGVCIFICIPLLNMKHLYPLLFTVSFLGKIANCAGFHGAYLHSSEYYPTVVRNVGVGCGSMFARVGGLVAPQLVRLAIVWQPLPAIILGVVAITAGLSNLLLPETLNKKLPETIEDGENFGTKKQKDEDANTEMLNYSPASNGTQKA; encoded by the exons atgggAACTTTCGATGATATTCTTGTTCAAATCGGACAGTTTGGCCGCTACCAGATTATGCTGTCCTTTCTGCTGTGCGCTTCCTTCATCTCAACGGGATGGCACACCGTCTCCATCGTGTTCATTGGGGCACACAGAGACCACTGGTGCCGTGTCCCGGGGTTGGAGGGACTGAATGAGACCCAGCGACGAAGCCTGGTCGAGCCGGCGTACTGCGGACCTAATATCAAAGAAGACGTTTGTCGACAGTGCTACAGGAATGTCCTCAATATTTCAAG TATTAGCCTGTTAGAGCTGACATCATGGAACACATCGGGACCTCTGAACGCAAGTCGAGAGATTGAGAAGTGCGACTCCTGGGAATACAGCTCAACAGAGTTTACATCAACATTGCTCAATCAG TATGACCTCGTGTGCGACCGCGACTGGCTCACctccatgctacagacaatcTACATGGCTGGCTACCTGGTCGGCTGCCTGTTCTTCGGAACTATATCGGACAG GTACGGCCGTTTGACCGCTTTCCTTATCGCATTAGGATTGGAACTTGTTATAGCTGTTTCAGAGATCTACATCCCCTTCTATTCAATGTTCGCTGTCTTTAGATTTCTGCTCGGGGCGACTGCTGGAGCTGCCTATACGTGCGCCTACGTTTATG TCCTCGAGTTGACCGGCCCCCGGTACCGCGCCGTCATCGGCGTCTTCGGCCAGTGGGGCTTCGACGTGGGAGTGTTCCTCTCTGTCGCAGTTGGCTATACCGTGAAGGACCATATCAACATGCAGTGGATATTCGCGGTGCCGCCAGTTATATTTCTAGTAGCAAAATT GTTGGTCCCAGAGTCGCCGCGATGGCTTGTCACCAAAGGCCGGTTCGAGGAGGCCGAGGTATTCCTGCGGAAGGTTGCCAAGATCAACCGGCGGCAATTCCCGGAGAACACCAAACTAGAGTCATTCATTGACCACAGTGCCAACGATGATGAGAAGGCCACAAGTGCGTTGGATTTGTTCAGGACTCCGAATATGAGGAGGCGGTCGTTGGTATCATTTTACGTGTG GTTCTCCGCCAGTGCAGTATACTACGGCCTAATGCTCGGTGACCGCGGGTTTGGCTTCAGCATTTATGCAAATGTTGCCCAGAGTGgagcggcggccattttggcaTATTTCGTCTGCGTGATTCTCTACAACAAAATCGGCAGAAGACTTGGAATCATGTCAATGTCGGTGACCGCTGGAGTCTGCATCTTTATATGCATTCCCTTGTTAAATATGAAGC ATTTATATCCCCTCCTTTTCACAGTATCTTTCCTGGGGAAGATCGCTAACTGTGCTGGTTTCCACGGGGCGTACCTCCATTCGTCGGAGTACTACCCCACCGTGGTCCGAAATGTCGGAGTCGGCTGTGGTTCGATGTTCGCCCGGGTAGGAGGACTAGTGGCGCCACAACTCGTCAGGCTG GCGATAGTCTGGCAGCCTCTGCCCGCCATTATCCTTGGGGTCGTTGCCATCACTGCTGGACTCTCCAACCTCCTCCTACCAGAAACACTGAACAAAAAACTGCCAGAAACTATAGAAGATGGAGAAAACTTTGGCAC GAAAAAGCAAAAAGACGAAGATGCAAACACTGAGATGTTGAATTACTCACCTGCCTCAAATGGGACTCAGAAAGCATGA
- the LOC135503005 gene encoding uncharacterized protein LOC135503005: protein MNTYTALLLLAAICFTFAAECPAGSGEDTYAFKEFKGVKGTVELNLKRGKDKTPPVIAVEVKGGEVKVEADEGGKKVDVGKTKGKDGHVHFSKPTETDKLYFTPEGTENFEVSVSVCYEF, encoded by the exons ATGAACACGTATACTGCCCTCTTGCTGTTGGCAGCTATTTGCTTTACCTTTGCAG cggAATGCCCTGCCGGCAGCGGTGAAGACACATATGCCTTTAAGGAGTTCAAGGGAGTCAAGGGAACG GTCGAACTCAACCTGAAACGGGGCAAAGACAAGACTCCCCCGGTCATCGCGGTCGAGGTCAAAGGTGGCGAGGTCAAGGTCGAAGCCGATGAGGGAGGTAAGAAAGTCGACGTCGGGAAGACCAAGGGCAAGGATGGACACGTACACTTCTCAAAACCGACAGAAACAGACAAATTATACTTCACACCAGAGGGAACGGAAAACTTTGAAGTATCTGTATCCGTCTGCTACGAATTCTAG
- the LOC135503057 gene encoding eomesodermin homolog codes for MLRQDLNCDLAPELSPGTTSPPRVEDVTPEEINTQDVVESEDDQTYGELSPLKQAYYYRDQTDGAAPCAFPEENERNSNTDSPYLQPMRFRDDVDEALPAPANLQNYQSYQTQHGGYDVAPVSQGTYQDSSYGYQNTLPSTVAAPSYSAPTARVPSPPSQSYPQQQQQQQQQQQQGQGKACIYLCNRELWCKFHHNTTEMIITKQGRRMFPTLQFSLTGLDSQRHYNVFVDMVLADPNHWKFQGGKWVPCGAAEQLPPNGRVYLHPDSPNSGAHWMKQDIIFSKLKLTNNKNSNQGYIVLNSMHKYQPRIHVIEVTTCGPREQKNLQTHSFPETQFIAVTAYQNTDITQLKIDHNPFAKGFRDNYDRTTERTPSPPMSNYMPAMQQATVHNPNVIPPTLTYPGMPSRKRSRSPFSARETNQYGARQALPETYSDTYSPNGNYLDGHYDSTLPYAQYPGYEQGYMAPPGGYTLPQTYAKQTYSILPAEGSTETKETAEYDVAWMEGKGQGQQIAGVENSKRRKLSTENSPEQIVPGTGESKTDEHQMSLFQAQAQAFSSCGADSTYQNSYYPATSFAHNTYYNSMPEPQMTYT; via the exons ATGTTGCGACAAGATTTAAACTGTGATCTCGCACCGGAGCTGTCACCGGGGACCACTTCACCACCAAGAGTAGAAGATGTCACGCCGGAGGAGATAAATACGCAGGATGTCGTGGAGTCAGAGGATGACCAGACGTACGGGGAGCTGTCACCGCTCAAGCAGGCCTACTACTACCGCGACCAAACCGACGGAGCGGCCCCCTGCGCTTTCCcagaagaaaatgaaagaaacagtAACACGGATTCGCCGTATTTGCAGCCCATGAGATTCAGGGATGATGTCGACGAAGCTTTGCCCGCGCCTGCGAATTTACAGAACTACCAGAGTTATCAAACCCAGCACGGTGGGTATGATGTTGCCCCAGTCAGCCAAGGAACGTATCAGGACTCTTCATACGGTTACCAGAACACGTTGCCTTCCACGGTCGCCGCGCCAAGCTACAGCGCGCCCACTGCCCGAGTTCCGTCTCCGCCGAGCCAGAGTTAccctcaacaacaacaacagcagcagcagcagcagcagcagggcCAAGGGAAGGCATGCATCTACCTCTGCAACCGCGAGCTTTGGTGCAAGTTCCATCACAACACGACAGAAATGATCATCACGAAACAGGGCCG TCGCATGTTCCCAACCCTCCAGTTTAGTCTGACCGGTCTTGATTCCCAGCGCCATTACAACGTCTTCGTCGACATGGTATTGGCCGATCCCAACCATTGGAAGTTCCAGGGCGGGAAATGGGTCCCTTGCGGAGCAGCGGAACAACTTCCGCCAA ATGGTCGTGTTTACCTTCACCCCGACTCACCCAACTCTGGCGCCCACTGGATGAAACAGGACATCATCTTCAGCAAGCTCAAACTCACCAACAACAAGAACTCTAATCAGGGATAT ATCGTCTTGAACTCCATGCACAAGTACCAACCCCGCATCCACGTGATTGAGGTGACCACGTGCGGACCACGTGAGCAGAAGAATCTGCAGACCCATAGCTTCCCCGAGACTCAGTTCATCGCCGTCACAGCCTATCAGAATACAGAC ATAACTCAGCTGAAGATAGACCACAACCCATTCGCCAAGGGATTCCGCGACAACTACGACAGAACCACTGAGCGAACTCCGTCCCCTCCCATGTCAAACTACATGCCCGCTATGCAGCAAGCGACCGTCCACAATCCAAACGTCATCCCGCCTACGCTTACTTACCCAGGAATGCCAAGCAGGAAGCGATCGCGATCCCCCTTCAGTGCCCGCGAAACCAACCAATATGGCGCCCGACAAGCCCTTCCGGAAACATACAGCGATACCTATTCACCGAACGGGAACTATTTGGATGGACATTACGATAGTACCTTGCCATACGCGCAGTATCCTGGTTACGAGCAGGGCTACATGGCGCCGCCTGGTGGTTACACGCTACCACAGACATACGCAAAGCAAACGTACTCAATCTTGCCAGCAGAGGGAAGCACCGAAACGAAAGAAACGGCAGAATACGACGTTGCTTGGATGGAGGGCAAAGGTCAAGGACAGCAGATTGCCGGTGTTGAAAATTCGAAGCGACGGAAGTTGTCCACTGAAAATTCTCCCGAACAGATCGTCCCGGGAACAGGAGAGTCCAAGACGGACGAACATCAAATGTCTTTGTTCCAGGCCCAAGCTCAAGCGTTTTCTTCCTGCGGAGCAGACTCCACCTACCAGAATTCTTATTATCCAGCGACCTCTTTCGCTCACAACACGTACTACAACTCCATGCCAGAACCACAGATGACGTACACTTGA
- the LOC135503394 gene encoding collagen alpha-1(XIV) chain-like produces the protein MMASLTLLMIFLVLALGSHQANAFTRTACEHRKMYIRCSGTIVVSGVFWGRTNTRLCGGYKTSNCIDRSGRSLAKVKQLCHGKINCYFAVTPQTLLVDPCSGVTKYLTVTYTCKPPPTPPTIGPAKNVACGNNTKADIFFLVDSSGSVRKRNFVHLLRFINTLVNQLAIGRNQVRVGLIRFSSGVQLHIPLNRHYTKATLRAAVRYIPFISGSTATSAVLNNMRTVGFTARHGARAGVPRIGILITDGIPNNMPKTLQQAALCKRAGIEIFCVAAQAPGYAKKAIKQIASNPKQSHSFIVDKFSQMTLKAPPIARKICKKLAKLQPTTTTSTTTTTTPSTTTTTTTTTTTTTKARVHRLDCDRLDRRTQATATWTLFVMF, from the exons ATGATGGCGTCTTTGACGCTGCTGATGATATTCCTGGTTCTGGCTCTTGGTTCTCACCAAGCGAATG CTTTCACAAGAACAGCCTGCGAACATAGAAAGATGTATATACGTTGTTCTGGTACAATTGTTGTATCGGGAGTATTTTGGGGGCGCACGAACACGCGCCTGTGCGGGGGTTACAAAACGTCGAATTGCATTGACAGAAGCGGACGCTCATTGGCGAAGGTGAAACAACTGTGCCATGGGAAAATTAATTGCTACTTTGCGGTGACTCCACAGACCCTGCTGGTGGACCCTTGTTCGGGAGTTACGAAGTATCTCACGGTGACCTACACGTGCAAGCCTCCGCCTACCCCACCGACTATAGGCCCGGCGAAAAATGTAG CATGCGGCAACAATACCAAGGCAGACATATTCTTCCTTGTCGACTCCTCGGGTAGCGTCCGGAAAAGGAACTTCGTCCATCTCCTGCGCTTCATCAACACACTCGTCAACCAACTGGCGATCGGCCGGAACCAAGTCCGGGTGGGGCTTATCAGGTTCAGCTCTGGAGTCCAGCTCCACATCCCCCTGAACCGACATTACACGAAGGCGACCCTGCGAGCGGCTGTCCGGTACATCCCGTTCATAAGTGGAAGCACCGCCACATCAGCTGTGCTAAACAACATGCGAACCGT TGGCTTCACAGCACGGCATGGCGCCAGGGCGGGTGTCCCTCGGATAGGCATCCTGATAACAGATGGCATCCCCAACAACATGCCAAAAACGCTCCAACAGGCCGCACTCTGCAAGCGAGCCGGCATCGAGATATTCTGTGTGGCAGCGCAGGCCCCGGGGTATGCTAAAAAAGCCATTAAACAGATCGCCTCGAATCCTAAGCAGTCACATTCTTTCATCGTCGACAAGTTCAGCCAGATGACTTTGAAAGCGCCCCCTATCGCGAGGAAAATATGTAAAAAGTTGGCCAAGTTGCAACCAACGACGACAACatcgacgacaacgacgacgacgccaaGTACTACAACGACGACtacgacaacgacaacgacaacaacga AAGCCCGGGTCCATCGGTTGGATTGTGACCGGTTAGATCGCCGCACTCAAGCCACCGCTACGTGGACACTATTTgtaatgttttga